The DNA window AGACTCCATCGTATACACCGACATTGCCCGCGACGGCATGATGCAGGGTGTGAATGTTGAAGCTACCGCAGCTTTGGCGGAGCAGGGCGGTATTCCGGTGATTGCATCCGGCGGTGTCACCAACATGGACGACCTCAAGCGTCTGGCCACTGTGGCCGACAAGGGTATCTTGGGCGCAATCACTGGTCGTGCCATTTACGAAGGTACGCTGGATGTTGCAGAGGCCCAAGCCTACTGTGACAGCTTGAACAACTGAGGAAGCACCATGGCATTGGCAAAACGCATCATTCCCTGCCTCGATGTCGACAAAGGCCGCGTGGTTAAAGGCGTGAATTTTGTGGATATCCGTGATGCCGGCGATCCGGTGGAAGTGGCTCGGCGCTACAACGAGCAGGGTGCAGACGAAATTACGTTTCTGGATATTACGGCCAGTCACGAAAGCCGCGACACCACCTACGAGACCGTAGAGCGGATGGCGGCCGAAGTGTTTATCCCGCTCACCGTTGGCGGCGGTGTGCGCACTGTAGACGACATTCGGAACCTGCTAAACGCCGGTGCTGACAAGGTTTCGATCAACACCGCTGCGGTGTTCAATCCGGAGTTCGTGCGCGAAGCTGCAGATCGATTTGGCCGCCAGTGCATTGTGGTGGCCATTGATGCCAAGCAGGTCAGTGCCGAAGGTGAGGAGCCTCGCTGGGAAATCTTCACCCACGGTGGCCGTAAGCCGACCGGTTTGGATGCCGTTGAATGGGCGGTAAAGATGGTCGAAATGGGGGCAGGTGAGCTGCTGCTGACCAGCATGGATCGTGACGGCACCAAGATTGGTTTCGACCTTGGCTTAACTCGTGCGATCAGCAATGCGGTATCCGTGCCGGTGATCGCCTCCGGCGGAGTGGGTGAGCTACAGCACTTGGCCGATGGTGTTACCCAAGGTGGTGCCGATGCTGTATTGGCGGCCTCTATCTTTCACTTCGCTCAGCACACCATTCCCGAAGCCAAAGCCTTTATGAAGGCTCAGGGCATCGAAGTCCGCGATTAATTGCCCTTGGCGTAAGCAGGTCGAATGGCCTGTTTTTCGCCTTCGGCAAACATCTCTTGATTGTCATTGCGAATTGCCCAAACCCCTCGGACGGTCGCAATGGCAATGCCTTGCTCATCCAGTTCTGGCAAATGCTTTTCTAAGTAGTCCACCGTTACTGTGTGCGGATGGCCAATGCCGATAGCGGTGCCTTTCTTTTTGGCGGTTTCGATTAACCGCTGAAACTGCTGGTCAACAAACTCTTCGGTTTGTTCGTGGTCCAGGAACACGTCACGGGTCAAGCTAGGAATTTGATAGGAACTGGCCATGCTTCCGGCGACGGAACTGGCGATGGTGCGGCTATCCACAAAGTACACCGGGTAACGACTCAGCTCTTTCATCACCCAGTCCATCGGCTGCATCTGTTGGGTTAGTAAACTGCCCATGTGGTTGTTTACGCCCGTTACGTGAGGAATGGACTGAAGTGCGCGCCGGAGTGTGGTGGTTACGGCGGCTTCATCCATGTCGGGTGTCAGCCCGCCCGGACCCAGGTCGAAATTGCGGGTATTCGCCATAGGAGCATGCAGCATAACCTCCTTGTCGTTCGTATAAGCCTCTTTAGCAAGGCGTACGGTGTGGCGACGATAAGGTAGGAACGCCAAGGTCAGCGGCTGGTCCAGTTGCACCAATCGCTGACCTTCATGCAGGTTGTGGCCGACGTCATCAATGATGATGGCGATGGTCGGAGGCATGGCTTCTCCGGGTGCCGCGCTGTGGGCAGCACTCGAGCCGAAAACCAGTGCTGCCGCAAGCCATAAACTACCAAGGCATTTGTTCACTGCGCGCTGTCCTTGCTGCCAGACAAAATGCTCATGCCCTTCAGAAGGTTCAGGGCAGAGCGCAGCTGGTAGTCCCGGTTTTCTGCAGACTCTCGTGTTTGCTCTTTCTTCGCGCGTTCCTGGCGGGCTTTCTCTTCATCCTCGCCTTCCAAGTGACCACTCAGATCTGCCTCGGTAAAGAGTGGGCGGCTGTCCAGTTCAGTCAGTTCGGCAGGCCGAACTTCAATGTCTGGCGTGATGCCTTTAGCCTGAATAGAGCGGCCATCTGGCGTGAAGTAGCGCGCAGTCGTCATTTTGATGGCGTGGGTTTCGTCCAACGGAATGATGGTTTGAACACTGCCTTTGCCAAATGACTGGGTGCCCATCACCACGGCTCGTTTGTGATCTTGCAGGGCGCCGGCCAGGATTTCCGAGGCCGAAGCGGAACCGCCGTTAATCAGAACCACAATCGGAGTGCCTTCCATCAGGTCGCCTTTCTTGGCGCTGAATCTAAGACGGGAGCTTTGAATTCGGCCTTCGGTGTAGACAATCAGACCGCTGTCGAGCAGAGCATCCGAGACCGCAACGGCGGCTTGAAGAACTCCGCCGGGGTTATTGCGCAGGTCTATGACAAGGCCTTCTAGGTCCTGGCCATAATCCTCTTCCAGTTTGCTCAGGGCTTGCCGGAACTGACGGCCCGTCTCAGCTTGGAATTGGGTAATGCGAACGTAGCCGTAGCCGGACTCCAGCATGCGGGATTTTACACTGGTGACTTTGATGATATTCCGGGTGACATCAATCTCGATCGGCGCGTTCTGGCCCTCGCGCATGATCGTCAGCGTGAGTACCGTGCCAGGCTTTCCGCGCATCAGATTAACGGCTTCTTCCAGGGACATGCCTTTAACCGGCTTTTCATCGAGCTTGATGATCAAATCGCCGGCTTGTACTCCGGCTTTCTGTGCCGGAGTGTCGTCGATGGGGGAGATCACTTTTACGAAGCCGTTTTCCATGCCCACTTCAATGCCCAAACCACCAAACTCACCGGAGGTGCTTTCTTCAAGCTCTTCGTAGTCTTTCGGAGCGAGATAGGTTGAATGAGGGTCTAAGTCGGAGAGCATACCTTTGGTCGCGCTTTCAAGAAGCTCGCTGTCGGAGACTTCTTCAACGTAAGCGCCTTTGATGCGGGCGAACACTTCGGTGAACTTGCGCAGATCTTCCAGTGGAAGTTGCTTTTCTGGGTCCGGTAATTTCAGCTCAACTCGCTGCCCGTCTTGCAGGCCTTGGATCACCTGGTGAGGTTGGGTGTCATTGTCTTGAGCACCCGCCAGTCCGGGAAGGGTGAAGAAACAGGTGGCCACGAGAGATAGAGAACGCAATGGTGAATTCTGGAGAAAGCTTGGGACCCGTTTCATTCACATATCCTGTTTTGTTTCCAATAGTTGGACGGGAAAGTTGTTTGCCACAGTATGGCGTTCACAAGAACGTTTGTCAGCCTTTCAGTTCTCAGCTTAAAGTTTGTTTAGCCACGTGCGCGGATTGACCGGTTTACCATTTTTACGCACCTCAAAATAAAGCGCTGGATCTTGGGTGCCTCCGGTACGGCCCGCCAAAGCGATGGTTTGACCAGGGGTAACCCAGTCACCCGGAGACGCGAACAGGCTGCTGCTGTGCCCATACAGCGTCATGTAACCATCACCGTGATCGATGATCGTCATCAGTCCAAAGCCTCGCAGCCAATTGGCAAAAACAACTCGGCCATGGTGCACTGCGGTTATTTCAGCCTCTTCCTGGGTGTTGATGATCATGCCGTTACGGCGAAGTTTGCCATCGGCGTAAAGGGCGCCGTATTGGCTGACCACTTTCCCCTGCACGGGCCAGCCCAGTTTGCTGCGTTGTGATTTGAAGGGTCGCGATTCGTTGGGAGAAGGAATGTTGGCGATCGCCTGCTGAACTTCCTCAAGCAGTTTTTCGAGCCGTTCCTGATCGGCTTCAAGGGTCTTCTTTTCACTGCGACGGTCTTTGATGTCGCTCTTAAGGGCCACCAGTGTTTTGCTTCGCTCTTTACGGCTCTCGGCGAGGCGGTTTTGCCGCTGTTCCAAGCCGGCTTCGGTGTTGGCCAACTCAACCCTTGTAGCTTGGACTTCAGCGCGGGCCGCTTTAAGTTCACGAAGACTTTTCTGAAAGGCTTCCAGTCGCTCGACGGTATCTTTACTCAGATACTCGTAATAGGTCATGGTGCGAGCGAGGTTGCCCGGCTCTGTTTCGTTCAACAGAACCTTTAAAGCAGGGGCTTCGCCTTCCATCCAGGCCGCCCTGATTTGTTTCATCAGGCTTTGGCGCTGAACGTTCAGGGTGTTAGCGAATTCGGTTTCTTGCTTTTTCAGCGATTGCAGGCGGGATTTCTGCTCTTCGGCCTGTTTGCGAAGTTCCCGGCGCTCCCGGGTAAGTTTGCCGATGTTTCGTTCGGTGGTGGCGAGTTGCTGTTCCAGTTTAGAACGGTCTTCTTCTGCATCGGCCAGCCACTCATCGATGTTGGCGATGCGATTTTTAAGCGCTTCGACCTGTTCGGGCGTGACGTCTTGCTCAGCGTGCAACGGCGCAGCCCCCAACGTGAGGGCCAGCGCCAAGACAAAAAGACGTTTCAAAATACTCGCCGTTATACTAATCAGCCTATTTCAGCCAGATTTTGGCCGGTCATCTCTTCCGGCGCTTTATCACCCATGAGGGTCAGCAGCGTAGGGGCAATGTCGCTCAGGCTGCCGTTGTCTTTCAGGGTGATGGCGCGCGGGCCGGTGTAGACCAACGGCACCGGACCAATGGTGTGGGAAGTGTGAACCTGGCCTGAGTTGGGATCCGTCATCTGCTCACAGTTACCGTGGTCTGCTGTGATCAGGGCTTCACCACCCACCTCGTCCAGTGCTTCAACCACGCGCTGAACGCACTGGTCGAGACATTCGGCTGCTTTGATGGCCGCGTCCAGTTTTCCGGTATGACCAACCATGTCGCCGTTGGCGTAGTTGCACACGATCAGATCGAACTTGCCGCTCTTGATGGCTTCTACCAATTTATCGGTGACTTCCGGAGCACTCATTTCCGGTTGCAGGTCATAAGTGGCGACTTTCGGCGATGGCACCAGAATACGGTCTTCGCCTTCAAACGGAGTCTCCATACCGCCATTGAAGAAGAAGGTAACGTGGGCGTATTTTTCGGTTTCGGAGATGCGCAGCTGGGTTTTACCCAGTTTCGCCATGTACTCGCCCAGGCCGTTGCTTAGCTGCTCGGGCGGATAGGCGCAAGAGGTTTTAATGTCGGCGGCGTATTCCGTCAGCATGACGAAATCAGCCAGTTCGGGGTGCTTGCGGCGATCGAAGCCGTCGAAATGCGATTCTACAAACGTGCGTGTCATTTCGCGGGCGCGGTCAGCGCGGAAATTCATGAACAGAACGGTGTCACCATCGTTAATGGTGCCTTCCGCTTGGCCATCTTTATGAATACGAGTCGCTTTCACGAATTCGTCATTCTCGCCGCGCTCGTAGGCTTGCTCCAGTGCAATGACTGGGTCTGCACAAGTGAACTCGGCTTCGCCCAGAGTCATGACGTTATAGGCGGTTTCGACCCGGTCCCAGCGGTTGTCGCGGTCCATGGCGAAGTAGCGCCCAACGATGCTGGCAACGCGGCCAACGCCGAGACTTTCCATTTTAGCCGTGGCTTTTTCCAGTGAGGGGCGTGCACTGCGGGGAGGCATGTCGCGACCGTCCAGGAATGCGTGGATGTATACCTCTTTTGCGCCACGCGCGGCCGCGAGTTCAGCGGCAGCCAAAATATGATCTTCGTGGCTGTGTACACCGCCTGGAGATAGCAGGCCCATTAGATGCACCGCTTTGCCGTTGTTGGCCGCTTTGTCGATGGCGCTGCACAGGGCTGGGTTGTTTTGGAACTCGCCGTCTTCCAAATCTTTGTCGATGCGCGTCAGACTCTGATACACCACCCGGCCAGCACCCAGGTTCATGTGGCCAACTTCCGAATTACCCATCTGGCCTTGTGGCAGACCGACAAACATACCTGAGGTGTTGATCAGGGTTTTCGGCTGGTTCTGCCAGAGCTTGTCCCAAAATGGAGTGTTGGCGTTCGAAATGGCATTGTCATCAGCCGGGTCACGGTGGCCCCAGCCGTCGAGGATAATCAGTGCAGTGGGCTTGCGCGTCGCGGTCATCGTATTGTCCGATTGGTTGTAGATTGAACGAATAAAAAGTGGCGTAGATTGTAACCGTTTTCAATTGTGCAGGCCACGCAGTAACGCATAGCGCTGCTCGCCTTCTTTGAGCGGGTGTGGGTGTGTATAATCCGGCCAAACTAATTTTCAGGGTAGCGCTCCATGGATCGTTTGTTTGAGTTCGTTGTTAATCACTACATTCTGGTATCAATTTTTGTCGCGCTGATTCTGGCGATTTTGGCCCTTGAGTCTCGCCGCGGTGGCGCAAAAATATCCGCCCAGGGCGCGGTCACTTTGATTAACCGGGAAGAAGCCGTGGTTCTGGACATCCGCGACCGCAAAGACTTCGGAGAAGGGCGTATTACCGGTTCGATCAACATTCCACTTAGCGGCTTGAAAGATCGACTGAACGAGCTGAATAAACACAAAGAAAAGCAGATTGTGGTGGTCGATAAAATGGGCCAACACTCCGCAATGGCCGTTAAACAGCTTAAAGAAGCTGGGTTTTCAGACGTTGTTCGCCTGAACGGCGGCATTGCTGACTGGAAAGCCAGTAACTTGCCCGTGGTTAAGAAGTAATAGGGCTTGATCTGATCGGCGATCTATCGCACTGTTTCACATTACTTGTACGGGGCAGGCGGTAGACTGTCCCGACAAAGCGTGACTAGGACAATGGGCCGAGCCCATGCGACGAAATAAAAACGAAAGGACGGATCATGGCTGAGAATCAGCAAGCCGCAGGCAACGAAAACCAGAACCAACCCCAGTTTGCCCTTCAGCGTATTTACGTGAAGGACCTCTCTTTTGAATCACCGAATGCACCGATGGTGTTCCAGGAGCAGTGGAAACCGCAGGTAAATCTGGACCTGAACACCTCGCACACCAAAGTCAGCGACAATCAGTACGAAGTGGTGCTGTCGATGACTGTGACTGCCAAACTGGATGAGAAGGTTGCCTACATCGTTGAAATTCAGCAGGCGGGTGTTTTCATGGTAGACGGCATCGAAGGGCCTCAGCTTGGTCAGATGCTGGGTGCGTACTGCCCGACGATCCTGTTCCCATATGCCCGTGAAGCCATTGATGGCGCTGTTGGTAAAGGCAGCTTCCCGGCCCTGATGTTGGCACCGGTAAACTTTGATGCCATTTACGCTCAGGCATTGAAGAAAAAGCAGGAAGAAGCGGCTGGAGAGGCCGGAGCAGAGCAAACGCACTAACGTTCAAGTGCTTTCAGTTGACAAAAAAACCGGCTAAGGCCGGTTTTTTTGTGCCTGTTTGATTTTTGTCAATAATCAGTTGACGCAACACGCAAACTAAACAATAATCGTTCGCATTACGATTATTGGTGTTGGTCTATGTTTGACAAAAAACAGGTGGTTTTCTGCTTACCGTTTGCGCTGGCGCTGCTGGGAAGTGTCGGGACAGCGGAGGCCGAGGCCTTGTATCTGGACGAGCTGGTGGTGACCGGAACTCGCAGCGAACGCTCGCTGCTTGATACGCCAGTGCGGACTGAAGTAGTCACGGGCCGGGAGCTGAAGCGCACCCACGCTCGTAGCTTGAAGGAAGCTTTGCAGTATGTGCCGGGGCTTCAACTGCGGCAAATCCACGGCAAGCCTGGTTATGAAGTTTGGCTGCAAGGTGTCGAAGCTGATCGTGTATTGGTTTTGATTGACGGTATGCCCATGACCGCCACTACGGGCTCAGCGACGGATGTGAGCCAGCTATCGGTTCTGGATATTGAAAAAATTGAGGTCGTAAAAGGCGCCGTCTCAGCCCAATACGGCAGTTCGGCCATCGGGGGCGTTGTCAATGTAATTACGAGCCAGCCCGAATCTGGCTTGTCGGGGGAGCTTACTGTTGATGCGGGCACCTACGGCGATCAAAACCCCTCCGGCGACGCAGCCGATCCCGGTCGTTACAGTGCTCGTGCGACCGTCCAGGGTGGTGGGGAACGGCTGGCGCTAAGGCTATCGGCATCGCATCAGCATTCGGACGGCGTTGATCCCGATCCGGAAACCTGGTCGCAACCTGGCGACGAGTATGATCGGACAGATCTAAGCCTGCGGGCTGATTGGGAGCTGACGGACGAGCATCGACTCAGTGCGGCGATCGCTCGTTTTGAGGAAGAGTCCGAATCTCGATATCGCCTAGCTCCTCCGGTGAACACGGACCAAGGCAAGCTGGAGACGGTCCAGAGAACCCGGTATTCCCTCTCTGGGGACCACGGCTTCACTAGCGGTGTAAATGCAGGTTGGTCTGCCATCCACGAAACGCTCAACGACGATACTTTGAAGTATTCCGCGGTCAGCCGCTTTGATGACCGGCGGGCTGAGTCAACTTTATCCAAGCTGTCGGCAGATGTCGGACGTTCACTGGGGGGACGTCATTATTTGCAGGGCGGAGTGGATTTCAGCAAAGAGACTCTTGATCAGACTATTGACTCCGCATCCGAGTTAAACGGACGACAAGAGCGTGAAGGCCAAGAGATTTGGTTTCAGGATACCTGGATGCCCACGGAGAAACTGGAGCTCGTTCCCGGCGTTCGAATCCAAAACGATTCCAGTTTCGGAATCCATACCGCACCCAAGCTCAACGCTCGCTACGATCTTTTTCAGACCAACAGCTTAAGCGCGTTTATCCGAGCGGGGGCCGGCGCCGGCTATCGGGTCCCGAACCTGAAAGAGCGGTACTTCGTATTTGATCACAGTTCCTTGGGTTACATCGTGATGGGCTCGGAAAGCCTTAAACCGGAGGAATCCGTGAGCTACCAGCTTGGGGCCGGCGTGTCCCGTGGGCGCTCCGCTTGGTTAGAAGTCAATGCGTTCTACAACGACATAGAGCAGTTGATCCAAACCTCCGAGACCGGTGTGGTCAACAATGGTGTGGCCGAATATCGGTACGAAAACATTGCTCAGGCCCGGACCTGGGGCTTCGAAACAACAGCTGGCTGGGAGCCGGCAGCGCCTTGGCGTTTCACCGCGGGCTACACCTATACCCGAACCGAAGACAAGCAAAGCGGCGATGAACTGAATAAGCGACCCCGCCATCAGGCCAACTTGGGCATCGATGGTCCTTTGGCGTTACCGGGTCTAACGTGGAGTGCCCGTGTTCGTTACCAGAGTGATGAGTTCACCAACGCCTCCGAGAACCGCAAATCCCCCGCCTATACCACCGCTGATCTCAAGCTGAATTATCAGTTCTCTGAACAAGTACGGCTGTTCGCCGGGGCTGACAACATCACCAATGAGCAACGGGACTTTTCCGATGCAGATGAAGATTTGAGGCCCGTCGCAGGGCGTTTTGCCTACGCAGGGTTGACGGTTTCGTTCAGCAAATAGCCCCACCACCCTTAACGATAAAAGACTAAAAGGAGATTACCGATGACACTTTTTGATGCTCGACCACCAGTGGTTTTACTGACCGCGCTCATGCTGGGAGCCTGTGGAGGCAGCGATAGTGACAACAACATAGCCAGTGTCGATGCTGATGAAGAGGTTGAGCAGAACGGAATATCGTCAAAGCAACTGCCGGCTGGAACTGGGACGGTTTACCTCAATTTGGAAACTGGTGCGCTTGTGGAACAAAGCGGCGACTGGCACATCGCGGCGAACCGTCTGAGCTTTCAGCTCAACGGTGGAGCTTCAGGCGATGGTGCCGTCGGCGGTGCAATCGCTGTTGAACAGAATGATTTTTACGACGCTGAAGGCGAACCTGATGTCAGCGTGTTTACTAATGCCACGGCCAATTCGGAGGAAGAGCACCTTCTAGGTGTTTTTCAATCGCCTGACGACTGGCAGCAAGATGGTTTTAACAGTGCTTTTGGCGATTCTGACGGTTGGTCGATTTACGATTTCGCTACCGGGGTGATTTCCGAGAAAAGTGATGTCGGTTATCTGGTGCGGTCTGCGGAAGGGGATAGTTATGCTCGCATGCGGGTAGCGGAATTCAATTTTCCTACCCGGGCGGGCAATGGCATAGAGAGTTTTAGGTTCGAGTTTGATGTCCAAGCTGCCGGGGCGAGTCAGTTCAACTCTGCGCCTGTTGTCTTCGAAACGCCCTCAGATTTTGACGGAGCAGACGCCTGTTTCGATTTTGATGCCGCAGAGATCGTCGATTGCGCTGCCAGTTCAGCCTGGGATGTCCAGGTAGGCTTCTCCGGGCGAGATTGGTACCTGAAGTCAAGTAGTAGTGCGTCGGGACAGGGCGGGGCTGCTGGCCCGATGTCTTGGACCGAGTTAGCGTCCTATAACGCGGACCCCGGTGTTCCTCAGCTGTACACCAGCGACTCGACAGGAGGCGTCTTGTCAGAGTATCCCTGGTACGCCTACAACCTGACTGATCAACACAAAATCTGGCCGAATTTTCGTACTTTCCTCATCAAGTCTGATATCGAGAACGATGCCTCGAGTGTCTGGGCGCTTCAGGTCGTTGGTTATTACGACGAGAGCGGAGCCAGTGGTCAGCCTATTGTGCGCTGGTTAGAAGTAAATCCTGAACAAATCGAGGAGTAAGGCATGGAAACGGCCATATTAGAAAACGCTGTGATCGAAAAGACGCTGGCGGAGCGGTGGGAAACGTTGGTATCGAAACAGCCGAATTTGAGGATTCGGTCGGCGGCCGAGGCATTGGGTGTTAGCGAAATGGAATTGGTGCGGTTGCGCGGAAAGGATGCTTTGACCCCGCTTCAGACTCGCTTTCCAGAGCTTCTTGCAGCAATGGAAAACGTGGGCCCTGTCATGATCCTGACGCGTAATGACGAGGTGGTCCACGAAGTGACAGGCTCCTTCAAAGGTTTTACCACAGGTAAATCCGGTGTCATGGGGCTGGCTGTAGGCGAGATCGACATTCGGGTGTTTTTCACCCATTGGGTGTGGGGTTACCGGGTTCAGGAGCAGGTACGCTCTGGTTGTCGAGAGAGCCTTCAGTTCTTTGACCGATATGGTGCTGCGGTATTCAAGATTTATCGGGTCGCAGAAACCGATGGGACTGCCTGGTCAGAACTGATTGAGACGTTTGCCGCTGAGCGCCTGGAAAGCTTCGCGCCTTGCGGCAAGCGCCCGGTGCCTGAGCGTGTGTCGGTTGAGAGTGTTGATGTGGATACGCTGCGTGACGGATGGCAAAACCTGAAAGATGTTCACCATTTTCATGCCTTGTTGAAACGCACCGGAGCAGATCGACTGACGGCTTTGGAGCTGCTCAGAGGCGAGTGGGCGACTGAGTTAAAGACCGCCGGTGCTGAGGTACTGGATCATCTGCTTGAGCTGTTGCGGGATAACGGTTGCCCCAGCATGTTTTTCGTGGGGAACCCGGGCATTGTTCAGATTTTTACCGGACAAGTTGTCAATGTGAAACGTTCGGGGCCTTGGATGAACGTGTTGGATCCAAATTTCAATCTGCACGTTAACACGGCGCAAATCGAGTCCTGGTGGCTGGTTCGCCGGCCATCTTCGGACGGCATCATCACTTCTGTCGAGGCTTTCAATGCACAGGGTGAGTTGGTGCTTACGGTATTTGGCGAGCGTAAACCAGGGATTCCGGAATCCGAACTCTGGAGAGAGCAGGTGGCCACTTTGGAGGTTGTTGCATGAGAGGTCGGATGCTTCTGATCGCATTATGCTGGCTGACCCCGGCGTTGGTTCAGGCTGAACCGACGCGAGTGGTGACGGCCGATGGTGCAATTACGGAAACCGTTTATCGGCTCGGATTAGAGTCGATGCTGGTGGCGGTCGACACCACGAGCGGATACCCGGAAGAGACGCAAACGTTGCCCAAGATCGGTTATCTCCGGGCACTGCCTTTCGAAGGCGTGTTGGCAATGAGGCCGGACGTGCTTATTACGACTGAACAAGCGGCCCCCCAAGAAAATCTGGATCGGTTGGCCAAGGCTGGCATTCAAATAGAAACGCTGCCGATGGCGTGGACACCGGAGGCTTCGCTGGAGCGGATTTTAACCGTTGGCGAGATACTGCACGCACGTACCGAGGCTAAAGATCTGGTTGCCGAGCTTTCATCCGAGATCAGTCGGGTGCAGCAGTCTGCGGCCAATCGCGGGAGCCGTCCCAGAGTGTTGTTTATTCTGGCAGCGGGTAATCATTCAGTATTGTTGGCAGGGCAAGACACAGCCGCTTCCGCATTGCTGGATGCCGTGAATGCAGAAAATGCTGTGACAACGATTCAGGGTTATAAGCCAGCGAGCAGGGAGGCTATTCTGGCTTCGCAGCCGGATGCCATTGTCATTGCAGAATCGACGCCGGGTCAGTTTGATATCAGTAACTGGCAGGAGCTTGCGCATCTGGATGCCTGGAAGTCAGGGCACCGAATGGTGGCCGACAGTATGTTTCTTCTGGGATTTGGCCCTCGATTGCCTGAAGCACTGGATGCTCTGAACCGGGTTTTGCCTTCCAATGCAGCTGTGGTGAGCGATGATTCGTGACGCAGCTGGCCGCTTCGGCCACACCCCGGCTTTGATCATTGTGGTGTGTGCGGCCGTATCGGTCGCTTTGTTGTCGGTCGCCAGCGGGGCATACCCGCTGGCGATACCTGATATTTTGAAGGTGCTCGGTGGCCGGGAAGCCAGTGATCCAGTGGCCTCTCTGGTGCTGCTAGAGGTTCGTATGCCCAGATTCCTGCTAGGGTTTCTGGTAGGGGCCGTACTGGCTGTTTCGGGGGCTCTGCTCCAAGGATTGTTCCGCAACCCGTTGGCTGATCCAGGCCTGATAGGGGTCTCCGCAGGCGCTTCCTTGGCCGCCATCATGGTCATAGTGTTGGGCAGTACCTGGCTGGGGGAATGGCTGGAATTTGCGGGCGAGTGGGCCTTGCCTATTGCGGCATTTTTCGGGGGTAGTGCGACAGTGTTTCTGGCATGGCGAATTGCTAATCGCGGCGGGCAAACGCAGGTAGCAACATTGTTGCTTTCGGGAATTGCGATTAATGCAATCGCAGGGGCGGCCACAGGCTTGCTGACGTTTTACGCCACTGATGACGAGCTGAGATCGTTGACCTTCTGGACCATGGGTAGTTTGGGGCATGCCGGTTGGGATGAGCTGGTGATCGGCGCACCGTTTATGATTCTGGCGCTGATAGTGTCTCCGTTCTTAGCGCGACCTCTGGATGCGTTTCTTTTGGGGGAGTCAGTCGTTGGGCATCTTGGTTACCCCGCTAACACCGTAAAGAAAGCAGCGATTTTGGTCGTTGGGCTGGGAGTGGGTGCAGCGGTTGCGGTCAGTGGTTTGATTGGTTTTGTCGGATTAGTTGTGCCGCATCTGGTTCGACTGGTGTTGGGCGCCAGTCATCGCGTGGTGCTGCCGTTTAGCGCTTTGATTGGCGGCACGCTTCTGGTGGCTGCGGATTCACTGGCACGGATTTTGGTAGCACCGGCGGAATTGCCTATCGGACTGATGATGGCACTGATTGGAGGCCCATTCTTTCTTGGGTTGTTGATGCGGCGGAAGATAGTTTAATGACTTTGCGAGTTAACAATCTCAGTGTGTCACTGGGCGGCGTGACGATTGTTCGAGAGATCAATCTGGTGCTGGAAACAGGCGA is part of the Marinobacter sp. JH2 genome and encodes:
- the hisF gene encoding imidazole glycerol phosphate synthase subunit HisF, producing the protein MALAKRIIPCLDVDKGRVVKGVNFVDIRDAGDPVEVARRYNEQGADEITFLDITASHESRDTTYETVERMAAEVFIPLTVGGGVRTVDDIRNLLNAGADKVSINTAAVFNPEFVREAADRFGRQCIVVAIDAKQVSAEGEEPRWEIFTHGGRKPTGLDAVEWAVKMVEMGAGELLLTSMDRDGTKIGFDLGLTRAISNAVSVPVIASGGVGELQHLADGVTQGGADAVLAASIFHFAQHTIPEAKAFMKAQGIEVRD
- a CDS encoding divergent polysaccharide deacetylase family protein gives rise to the protein MVFGSSAAHSAAPGEAMPPTIAIIIDDVGHNLHEGQRLVQLDQPLTLAFLPYRRHTVRLAKEAYTNDKEVMLHAPMANTRNFDLGPGGLTPDMDEAAVTTTLRRALQSIPHVTGVNNHMGSLLTQQMQPMDWVMKELSRYPVYFVDSRTIASSVAGSMASSYQIPSLTRDVFLDHEQTEEFVDQQFQRLIETAKKKGTAIGIGHPHTVTVDYLEKHLPELDEQGIAIATVRGVWAIRNDNQEMFAEGEKQAIRPAYAKGN
- a CDS encoding rhodanese-like domain-containing protein, with translation MDRLFEFVVNHYILVSIFVALILAILALESRRGGAKISAQGAVTLINREEAVVLDIRDRKDFGEGRITGSINIPLSGLKDRLNELNKHKEKQIVVVDKMGQHSAMAVKQLKEAGFSDVVRLNGGIADWKASNLPVVKK
- a CDS encoding S41 family peptidase, which gives rise to MKRVPSFLQNSPLRSLSLVATCFFTLPGLAGAQDNDTQPHQVIQGLQDGQRVELKLPDPEKQLPLEDLRKFTEVFARIKGAYVEEVSDSELLESATKGMLSDLDPHSTYLAPKDYEELEESTSGEFGGLGIEVGMENGFVKVISPIDDTPAQKAGVQAGDLIIKLDEKPVKGMSLEEAVNLMRGKPGTVLTLTIMREGQNAPIEIDVTRNIIKVTSVKSRMLESGYGYVRITQFQAETGRQFRQALSKLEEDYGQDLEGLVIDLRNNPGGVLQAAVAVSDALLDSGLIVYTEGRIQSSRLRFSAKKGDLMEGTPIVVLINGGSASASEILAGALQDHKRAVVMGTQSFGKGSVQTIIPLDETHAIKMTTARYFTPDGRSIQAKGITPDIEVRPAELTELDSRPLFTEADLSGHLEGEDEEKARQERAKKEQTRESAENRDYQLRSALNLLKGMSILSGSKDSAQ
- the gpmM gene encoding 2,3-bisphosphoglycerate-independent phosphoglycerate mutase; translation: MTATRKPTALIILDGWGHRDPADDNAISNANTPFWDKLWQNQPKTLINTSGMFVGLPQGQMGNSEVGHMNLGAGRVVYQSLTRIDKDLEDGEFQNNPALCSAIDKAANNGKAVHLMGLLSPGGVHSHEDHILAAAELAAARGAKEVYIHAFLDGRDMPPRSARPSLEKATAKMESLGVGRVASIVGRYFAMDRDNRWDRVETAYNVMTLGEAEFTCADPVIALEQAYERGENDEFVKATRIHKDGQAEGTINDGDTVLFMNFRADRAREMTRTFVESHFDGFDRRKHPELADFVMLTEYAADIKTSCAYPPEQLSNGLGEYMAKLGKTQLRISETEKYAHVTFFFNGGMETPFEGEDRILVPSPKVATYDLQPEMSAPEVTDKLVEAIKSGKFDLIVCNYANGDMVGHTGKLDAAIKAAECLDQCVQRVVEALDEVGGEALITADHGNCEQMTDPNSGQVHTSHTIGPVPLVYTGPRAITLKDNGSLSDIAPTLLTLMGDKAPEEMTGQNLAEIG
- a CDS encoding peptidoglycan DD-metalloendopeptidase family protein, with amino-acid sequence MKRLFVLALALTLGAAPLHAEQDVTPEQVEALKNRIANIDEWLADAEEDRSKLEQQLATTERNIGKLTRERRELRKQAEEQKSRLQSLKKQETEFANTLNVQRQSLMKQIRAAWMEGEAPALKVLLNETEPGNLARTMTYYEYLSKDTVERLEAFQKSLRELKAARAEVQATRVELANTEAGLEQRQNRLAESRKERSKTLVALKSDIKDRRSEKKTLEADQERLEKLLEEVQQAIANIPSPNESRPFKSQRSKLGWPVQGKVVSQYGALYADGKLRRNGMIINTQEEAEITAVHHGRVVFANWLRGFGLMTIIDHGDGYMTLYGHSSSLFASPGDWVTPGQTIALAGRTGGTQDPALYFEVRKNGKPVNPRTWLNKL